The DNA window CAGAAGGAAGCTTTGATGATCTGTTGCCCCTCCATGCCGACGGATCCAATAACGCCGACACTCGGCGACGGATAACGCGAACGGCGAGATTTAACGATCGGGTTAAGATCAAAGTAATCATGATATCAAATTGAAAACATCTGAGGGCATTAATCCACAGAAATCACAATTGAAACCTCCTTGGATCCGCAAATATGGAAATTTGAATGCGTAACGGCAGTTGATTGACGCCGAGAAAGGCAGATGAACATAAACTGAGCGTTTCATTCAAGATGCACCCATCCCTACTTACAGTAGCTTAGGGGCGTCAGAGAAGTGATGCCACACCTACAACTCCGTGCTAAGGTACGGAGCCGCTGCCAAACACCACCCCAGTAATCCACCAACCTATGAGATGTAACAGGCAGTGCAGCTCCCACATGGCTCAACGGATgcgcttggtgatgagaagctATAATAGCTCAGGGAGGCTGGCAGTAGGAAACGCGTGGGATGGATGAAGCATCTCCTAGATTGATGTTAAGCACCTTTTCTGGGACAGGACCCTGCTAATCCACAATTCGCATGCCCTGCAAGGTTAGAGCAGGTTAGGGGCTCCCATGAGGCTTTTCAATGTCATGTCATGCTATGTTATCCAATGTTGAGACagacagggcagggcaggatCTGACAATGAATGGGATCAACCGAATTAGGACCGGATATGCAATCGAAAGATCCGAATTTACCGCAGTTTCCTCTTTGCTATCTATCTTTGGGCATCGGGCGGTTTAAAAATGGGTTTCCATGGCCTGTTACAGTTTGAATGGCAAAAACCCGGTGTAATGGGAAAAGGGCCGCAAAAAGCATCTGACTCTTGGACCGAAATTTTTTTGATGGATGCTCGCCAGAATATCACCACCCACTGTAacaactttttttttattacaGTACCAACCTTGGACTAGAGCATCATGACTACGGATAATTGTTTTCCTACTGCACACCCCATTGAGTCCTAGATCTGCCCCTAGCTCTGTAGCTGCGGATGGAAGTACCTTTTCCCCTAGAGGTACAAGCAAGACTGTTTGAAATTGGCGCTATTCCGTACTGTCATCGATTCTCACTAGAGCTGAGGGGAAGTTGAAGTCCGGCATTGAGCGGGGGGTCAGACAGAAACACGCCGTGAGGAGATCAGACCTACGGTAAGGCGCGGCAGGTACCGTAGCAATGCGTAACTGTAGAGAAGCTACagggaagatggagagatgGACGGGACCTGCCCTGGGCCTAAGCTCCCTAATCCCTAACTCGTCCAGTCCACTTCACTATCCACTGGTGACGCCACTACAAACAACCCGAGCTAAGCTAACCTCACCTCAcactctttctctctcacaCACACACTAAGACTATTCCTCCCACGCACACACGCACGCAACCCATGCAACAAACGCATAGGACGATACTGCCACTCAATCGCACTCACCGTTCGCCGCATCCCGAAAACCATAGTCCAACGAGCATGTTCCAAAATGCGGATCCCCGTGCAGCCGAAGTGGCCCCTCCCTTTGGCCCTTGTTCGTTGATTCACCTTGTCCCCTAGGCTTAGGCTTGGTCAGAATCGAGTCGAGTCCAGAATAGAGACTCTCTTGTCTGATCTGTTCTGATCTCTCTCGTCCCTGCTCTCACACCCTTCGAAACCAAGAATCTCACTCCCTCTCCCCCGCGACCGCCAAGATGAGGCTTGACTTTCTACACCCAGACGCCTATCCTTGCCCCGTTGGCCCATCATACCATACGCTTTAGGCCCGAGTACTATCCATACGTACCATACCAGAGCAGAGCAGACCATACCACATAGATCAGTCCCTTCACTCTGGATCGCCCGTCCAACATCTATATAAACTCTGCTCCCATCGGTCTCAAgttgtttctttcttctccatcctcatccagatcatcaaTCAACTCTTCAACTCTCTCACCAACTCTTCAGTCTTCACGACAACCTTTCGATACCCTTCCAACCAAACAACCAACCAACTACTCCAACAATCAAAATGGCCGCTCCCCAGATTCCCGAGAAGCAGTGGGCTCAGGTTTTCGAGAAGACCGCCGGTCGTATGTCATCCTATCCCCTTCAATCTACAGCCCCAATTGCCTCTTGATATCATTGATATCATATACAACCCCAGGATCTCTATCGAATCCACCAATCCACAGATCCCCCACCATCCATTTGCTCAACAATTTGATCACTGTCAAGTCTTATATACTAACTCACTTTCCTAGCCATCGAGTACAAGCAGATTCCCGTCCAGAAGCCCGGTCCCGATGAGGTCCTCGTCAACGTCAAGTTCTCCGGTGTCTGCCACACTGATCTCCACGCCTGGCAGGGTGACTGGCCCCTCGACACCAAGCTGCCTCTTGTCGGTGGCCACGagggtgctggtgttgtcgtTGCCCGCGGCGACCTTGTCAAGGATGTCAAGATTGGCGAGAAGGTCGGCATCAAGTGGCTCAACGGCTCTTGCCTGAGCTGCTCTTACTGCCAGAACGCCGATGAGTCTCTCTGCGCTGAGGCTCTCCTCTCCGGTTACACCGTCGACGGATCTTTCCAGCAGTATGCCATTGCCAAGGCTATCCACGTTGCTCGCATTCCTGAGGAGTGTGACCTCGAGTCCATCTCCCCCATTCTCTGCGCCGGTATCACCGTCTACAAGGGTCTCAAGGAGTCCGGTGTCAAGGCCGGTCAATCCATTGCCATCGtcggtgctggtggtggtctcGGTTCCATCGCTGTCCAGTACTGCAAGGCCATGGGTATCCACGCCATTGCCATCGATGGTGGTGAGGAGAAGGGAAAGCTCACCAAGGAGCTCGGAGCTACTGCCTACGTCGACTTCACCACAACCAAGAACCTTGTCGCCGATGTCAAGGCTACCACCTCCGATGGTCTTGGACCTCACGCTGCTCTCCTCGTCGCTACCAACGAGAAGCCCTTCCAACAGGCTACCCAGTACATCCGCTCTCGCGGTACTGTCGTCTGCATCGGTCTCCCCGCCAATGCTCAGTTCTCTGCTCCCGTTTTCGACACAGTTGTTCGCATGATCTCCATCAAGGGATCTTACGTCGGCAACCGTGCTGATACCGCTGAGGCCATTGACTTCTTCCGCCGtggtctcatcaaggtccCCTTCAAGACTGTCGGTCTCTCTGAGCTCAACGAGGTCTACAAGCTCATGAAGGCTGGCCAAATTGTCGGTCGCTACGTCGTCGACACCAGCCGATAAGCGCGCGGCTGTCGCTTGGGTAGTGCGCCAAAAAGGAAGAGCACACCCCTAAAAAGATAAACAGGGCTACCCATCGCGCAAAGGGGTTTACCCTCTAAAGAGGAGTTCAGGCGGGAGTTGATTTGGGTTTTCTGGCGGGTGTTGTCGAAGTAGCCAGATGGATGATCTTGGTTACACTTTGTGTATAGCCCTAGTTTATGAGTTTTATGATTTCCCTTAGCATTAAATAACAGAACGAACATTTCGATCAACAAGGTTTCCAAGTGACATATCTCACACTGCACACTGATATGAATAATACATCGCTCTATCTGAGAAGAACTGCTTCGAGTTTAGTTGGCTCTTCGATAAGCACGCTTAATACTCCTGTAGGGTTCTAGCTGGTATTATGATCGAATCTCACTTAGTCGTCATGTATCACAACAGATGGACTTGCATGGACAGCTGATTTCGAACATATTTAACCAGCTTGCAGATGGACTGTCGTATTGATAACAACACACACTTCCACGGAGACATTTCCTAGAGGAGGACAGAAAACTAAGATCTTGATCtaaaatgataaaaagatcTAGGTAAATTTATGaaaatttaggatatcttttactgagtttattttaatactatacATTAAGGTCCGttattttcttgctccctgaggatTCCCACGGAGTTCATCCAAACGCCCAATGGCCAAGTAGTCTCATTGTGACTAACACCGTATCTTCTACCAGGAGACGGGATAATATCATGTATGAAAATATCACCATGACGGGGGTTGATTTACCCCTCCACCCACTACGAATCTGATGCAACCCTCTCTGCAAGAACCCCTGCCAGCCACCAAGCCACTTCTAGAACATCAACGTccagaaacaaaaaaaatCAGACCACTGCTTATGAAGGGCATCTAGAGCAACTAAGCGTATCTTTTACGAACTGCTCGTTTTCTTGGCTGCAGAAGTTCTTTCTTGTCTGGAACGTCAATAGCAGGGAATAATTGGATATGTGAGTTATGATATGAGAGACTGGTAACGGAGAACGCCTATATTAAACTTCCCGGCGTGCCGAAGTTCAACGCATCATGCATTCAACGATTAGACTCCAACGTTCCTTGCTACGTAGTAGAGCGGGGAAAAGAGACTTGTTTTTGGAATATGATTTTTAAACACGACTAATGTAACTCTTCAACACGTGCTaccgtctcgtctcgtctcttctCGTCTTGCCATCTCTTGTCTCCCACTTGTAGTGGCATCGCTTTAGGCATAATTGTCAATTGAGGATTTTTGCGCCCTGAGCGCCTCTTCATTGCACTCTACAGCAGACGCCCACTATTGTCTTCTGCGTGCTCCAAGAATATATCTTTCTAGGAAGCTTGCTGTTGACCCGGGGAGTCAATTGAAGAGTGATTCTTGATCGTCTATATCGTAAATCAAGAGCCACCGGGTCCACCAAGCAGAGCGAATCTTCGCACAATGCTGGGTCCATATTCTTGGTACTGTGATGTTGTTAGTCATGGTCATTGTACAAAATACAATTCGTCTTACCTCGGCCTTGGTATGACAGTATGATCGGAACTCAGGGGTTTGACCAAGGAGACTGCCTCCGAACCAAGGACCGTGTCGCTGTCGCTTATGAGTGATAACGGACACGTCCAGACCACCACTACGAGCACCACCACTGCGGACCTCGCTGGCTCGAATCCTGGCATCTACCAGCTGCTTGATGTCTCGCTGTAATCGACGACCGAAATCCTTGTACAATGTGCTTCCACCAGAAAGAACAATGTTCTTGTAAAGACCTCGTCGGACATCGATAGGCGATTGCTGAATGACACCGTCGACAACCACGGGCAGAGGAGTCAAGAAGTCGGAGCTGTAAATCTcggggttgaagaagatttcGGGGGCAAGGAAGCGCTCGTAACCGACATCAACGGAAACCTGTCGGCCATTGGGGTGTGAAACAACGTGCTGAGCGAATCGAGTGCGATCCCGGTCGTACTTGCTGAATTCCTTGACGATATCGGGACACACGTAGCAGTACTCCTCCTTAATCTCCTGAGCCGTCTTGAGCGAAGAATCGGGCTCGCCTCGGTCTCGCAGAAGGGACTGAACGAAGTAGGTGATATCTCGACCAGCAATGGGAATTGACTTGATAGAAGATCCAATGACATAACCCTCGGCAACAGGAATGACGTGGGTGacaccatcaccagaatCAATGACCGTACCAGTCAATGAACGATCCTGGACCTTTGAAGACGTCCAAGAAGCAGCCAGAGCAAGAACGGCCTGGACGGCAATGTACATTCCAGCGCAGTTAAAGGACTCGAAGAAGATCTCGGCGGTATTCTCACGGTTCTCGGGCGGGTTCAGGGGCTATGTGTATTAGTTTGATGTTTGACGTCGTATAGGGCGCATAATGCTCACGGGCTCGGTAAGGAGGAAGTAATGGTCTTCAGGCTCGACTCGCAGATACTTGAAGATAGAGTTGGACCAGAATCGTTCCATGTGGTCCTAAAGGCGGTCAATTATAGGTCATGTCGGATTCGTCGGCAAGCATACCCAATTCTCTATTTGACCGTGCCGGATAGGATAATGAAGACCGTATCCTGAGCTTGTCAGCTGAATTCATGAATTCTAGCTCATATGGCTGCCTACCAGGACCTCCAGAAGCTGCTATcgcctcatcaccaataaAGAAGTCGAGATCCTCGGTACCTCGCTTTCCGCTCAGATggcctccagctccagcaccTCCCGTAAGAAAAGATGGCTTGTTCGCAACAGCCGGTCGTCCAGAACCAGAGCCACCAGCTCCGCCAGTTGGCCCCTTTGTCGCAATCGCGGTCGGGAAGACGAATGAGGGAGAGTCGTTACCGGCGAAACCTAGATCGGAGCATCagcatgaagctcaagactACATAATAGCCTCAGGAGAGTGTTTCGTCGTTACAGACCTAGCTTGGAGAAACCCGTGCCGCTGTGAGCTGAGGTTAGCTGTCGTCGTCAGTGCGGGGGGCTGGGATAAGTGAGACGTACTTGTCCATGACAACGGCGGGAGTTTGGTTAGCCATGATGGGCGAGAGTGCGTGGTGAAGCGCACAGCTGtaagagagaagatggacaagaGGTGGACGCAAATGCCGCGTGTGAGGAATTGCAATGTGCGGCGATGATGGTAGTCGTTGGGCGAGGATTACGTTACGTGCCTTGTAAAGCTCCCAGCTCGGATGGAGGTGAGGCTTGAACTGCGGCTGTGCTGTGCCCCGCCGTTGAGTGGGACGTGTCACTGAATGGCTGAAGATGTGGGCCTGGTTGTTGCGATAACCGGGGTGAAGGTCTGAGTGACAAAATTATAGACACAATTGACAAGTTTTAACAAAAAGGATTATATGTTCAAGTATAACAAACCAATTGTATTTAGTATCTAACAATGCAATGTCTGTCTATCGGTTCACTCAAGTAAATTCGAGCTTCGTAGGCTTCCAAAGTGCAAGCTTTGACTTGGTCTCTGTCTCAGGTTGAAGTTTGGATGTCTCAAGTGAGTTGTAATTATAGTCGACGTGCGACGTCATTTCTAGGCCTCTTCAGCAGGCAACTGTATTTCTTCAATGTCTCTGCCTTATCGAACGCTCGTCTTGAGGTTTGTGAGGTTTCTTGAATGTAAGGTCTTGTCATAGATCTAAAGATCAGATATGTCTCTTGATGGTTAAATTCGAAACAATTATATGTGTCCAATAACGAGGTGTCGATTGGAGATCGGAGATTGTATAAGGTAGTTTTGTTTTCCACCTGACGattgctgcttcttgtcTAACGCAACGAGTCTATTAAGCAAGGAGTGACTGATCAAACCCGACCCAACAGCTCCTCTGGCTCTTTCCCTATCTATAGAGTGTTTTGCTTTTCCCTCAAAGCTCGGGCCTGCCCAAAACTGCATCATTGTTCAATCTTCAACCTTTTTCCCCTAAGCATTGAATCTCTATCAACATCACTTCCCAGGCCCTCGACGCCCgcctttcgtttcttttcctctctcacaatcatcaacatcatctcgatAATCTCGTAACAATAGACCCTTGCTAGCTCATGACTTCTCTCGAGGATGTCAGACAGTCTCGATGATGATCCCCCTATTAGCTCAGGATCCACCCCTCATGGAACGGATGGCGCTTTCGATCGGGTAATGAAAGTGGCACAGAGAACCAAAACAGTGCCTGCTATCTTTGTTCACGCCGGGGCTGGGTTTCACAGTCATCAAAATGAGCACATACATCTTCAGGCCTGTGTTGCGTGAGATATTCCCCAGTGGCCCCTGCACCCCTGGGTTTTGCTAACATCAATAAGTGCGGTTGAGATGGGCATGAGGTTCCTCAGAGCCGGTGCCAGCGCAACTGAGGCCGTCGAAGCAGCCCTCCGGATCCTCGAGGATAAAGAAATTACCAACGCTGGGTACGGCTCTAATCTTTctattgatggtgttgtggaATGCGATGCCACCGTAGTGGACCATCTTGGCCGCAGCGGCGCCTGTGGTGCTGTTCCTAGTAGGTTCCTACTACCCAGAGCAAATTCGCCTGTTGACATTGCCACAGATATTCGAAACCCGATATCCCTGGCCAAACTCGTTCTAGATATGGGCAATAAACCATTGAGCCTGAGGCGAGTTGCACCAAACGCTCTTGTTGGAGAGGGCGCCAGGGCTTTCGCAGAGGAGCATGGTCTGATGATATACCCCAATGAGTACATGGTTTCGAAGAATGCTAGAGACCGTTTTCTGCGCTGGCAGGAAGACTTGAAGCGAGCTGAGTCGAAGGGTCAAGAGTCCAAAGCTTTGTCTGAAACTGTTGatacaacagcaacatgTCCCCCGTGCCAGTACGATACAGCGTCGCCGACAAAGCCACGTTCATCACTTCCGCGAGATCAACGGCCTGCTGTTCTTGTCGGTACTTGGAACGAGGGACAGCCTGACTCTCCTTTCACTGGTACACCGATCCAAGATGTGGCGTCGCCAGATCAATTGACAAG is part of the Fusarium fujikuroi IMI 58289 draft genome, chromosome FFUJ_chr07 genome and encodes:
- a CDS encoding probable actin-related protein 3 (ARP3) — encoded protein: MANQTPAVLTSAHSGTGFSKLGFAGNDSPSFVFPTAIATKGPTGGAGGSGSGRPAVANKPSFLTGGAGAGGHLSGKRGTEDLDFFIGDEAIAASGGPGYGLHYPIRHGQIENWDHMERFWSNSIFKYLRVEPEDHYFLLTEPPLNPPENRENTAEIFFESFNCAGMYIAVQAVLALAASWTSSKVQDRSLTGTVIDSGDGVTHVIPVAEGYVIGSSIKSIPIAGRDITYFVQSLLRDRGEPDSSLKTAQEIKEEYCYVCPDIVKEFSKYDRDRTRFAQHVVSHPNGRQVSVDVGYERFLAPEIFFNPEIYSSDFLTPLPVVVDGVIQQSPIDVRRGLYKNIVLSGGSTLYKDFGRRLQRDIKQLVDARIRASEVRSGGARSGGLDVSVITHKRQRHGPWFGGSLLGQTPEFRSYCHTKAEYQEYGPSIVRRFALLGGPGGS
- a CDS encoding putative alcohol dehydrogenase ADH1; translated protein: MAAPQIPEKQWAQVFEKTAGPIEYKQIPVQKPGPDEVLVNVKFSGVCHTDLHAWQGDWPLDTKLPLVGGHEGAGVVVARGDLVKDVKIGEKVGIKWLNGSCLSCSYCQNADESLCAEALLSGYTVDGSFQQYAIAKAIHVARIPEECDLESISPILCAGITVYKGLKESGVKAGQSIAIVGAGGGLGSIAVQYCKAMGIHAIAIDGGEEKGKLTKELGATAYVDFTTTKNLVADVKATTSDGLGPHAALLVATNEKPFQQATQYIRSRGTVVCIGLPANAQFSAPVFDTVVRMISIKGSYVGNRADTAEAIDFFRRGLIKVPFKTVGLSELNEVYKLMKAGQIVGRYVVDTSR